The Molothrus ater isolate BHLD 08-10-18 breed brown headed cowbird chromosome 1, BPBGC_Mater_1.1, whole genome shotgun sequence genome includes a window with the following:
- the LOC118701725 gene encoding zinc finger protein 316-like, translating into MQRGVTPEVTFEEVAVRFSPEEWAQLAPWQRELHRQVMCDNHEMVASLDPNSTFPHMKEESHGGAPCAGGHSGDSDSTDSTGSCAWSGSDTKDDAGGRWQSGSGVPRDTERGGRAGALPRPVPAASGLLTGRSGGAEALPGRPYLCGTCGKSFRHRRSLLAHKKLRRGNRARHGCSECGRSFCLRGDLLRHRDSHRARPPRCAGAAGPAGERPFVCGRCGKSYSWRESLELHLRQHRAHPCPECGRVFPHRGHLWLHRRGHSRQRPFPCARCGRAFASRANLSSHRRTRRQCRPRSLGPRGDGDGDPRGDRDRDSDRDPQGDGDSHRDPRGDRDSLRDRDPLRDSNRDPRGHRDRDRNLLRDRDRESCGDRDPRGDGDSLRDRDRDRDRDRDGDRDPRGDRDSLRDRDPLRDSNRDPRGHRDRDRNLLRDRDKESCGDRDPLRDRDMDRDPCGDRNPSGDGDSLRDRDRDRDRDGDRDPHGDGDSSAPKGAQFRGNTGCAAKNQRKWNSGTPGRR; encoded by the exons ATGCAGCGG ggggTGACCCCCGAGGTGACATTCGAGGAGGTGGCCGTGCGCTTCTCCCCCGAGGAGTGGGCGCAGCTGGCGCCCTGGCAGCGGGAGCTGCACCGACAGGTCATGTGCGACAACCACGAGATGGTGGCCAGCCTGG ACCCCAACTCCACGTTCCCCCACATGAAGGAGGAGTCGCACGGGGGGGCTCCCTGCGCTGGGGGGCACAGCGGAGATAGCGACAGCACCGACAGCACCGGCAGCT GTGCCTGGAGCGGCTCTGACACCAAGGATGACGCCGGGGGACGCTGGCAATCGGGCTCCGGTGTCCCCCGCGACACCGAGCGGGGGGGCCGTGCCGGGGCCCTGCCCCGGCCGGTGCCGGCGGCGTCGGGGCTCCTCACCGGCAGGAGCGGCGGGGCCGAGGCGCTCCCGGGCCGGCCGTACCTGTGCGGCACCTGCGGCAAATCCTTCCGGCACCGCCGCAGCCTCCTGGCGCACAAGAAGCTGCGCCGGGGGAACCGGGCCCGGCACGGCTGCTCCGAGTGCGGCCGCAGCTTCTGCCTGCGCGGGGACCTGCTGCGGCACCGCGACTCGCACCGGGCGCGGCCCCCGCGCTgcgcgggcgcggcggggccggccggggAGCGGCCCTTCGTGTGCGGGCGCTGCGGGAAGAGCTACAGCTGGCgggagagcctggagctgcacctGCGGCAGCACCGCGCCCACCCGTGCCCCGAGTGCGGCCGCGTGTTCCCGCACCGCGGGCACCTCTGGCTGCACCGCCGGGGCCACTCGCGCCAGCGGCCCTTCCCCTGCGCCCGCTGCGGCCGCGCCTTCGCGTCGCGGGCCAACCTCAGCTCACACCGCAGGACGCGCCGGCAATGCCGGCCCCGCAGCCTCGGGCCCCgcggggacggggacggggacccccgcggggacagggacagggacagcgacAGGGACCCTCAGGGGGACGGGGACAGCCACAGGGACCCccgtggggacagggacagcctcagggacagggacccaCTCAGAGACAGCAATAGGGACCCCCgcgggcacagggacagagacaggaacctgctcagggacagggacagggaatcctgcggggacagggacccccgTGGGGATGGGGACTCGCTCAGGGATAGGGAtagggatagggacagggatagggatggggacagggacccccgtggggacagggacagcctcagggacagggacccaCTCAGAGACAGCAATAGGGACCCCCgcgggcacagggacagagacaggaacctgctcagggacagggacaaggaatcctgcggggacagggaccctcTCAGGGATAGGGACATGGATAGGGACCCCTGCGGGGACAGGAACCCCAGTGGGGATGGGGACTCGCTCAGGGAtagggatagggacagggatagggatggggacagggacccccatGGGGACGGGGACTC CAGCGCTCCCAAGGGAGCCCAGTTCCGAGGGAACACCGGCTGTGCTGCCAAAAACCAGAGGAAATGGAACTCCGGGACGCCAGGGCGGCGTTAG